The following proteins are co-located in the Streptomyces bottropensis ATCC 25435 genome:
- a CDS encoding aminotransferase class V-fold PLP-dependent enzyme — METFESLVRTEFAPKNTYLNTASTGLLPARTVDAMKAGVDSVAAGRPQDMFADVEAARAAFGRIVGVPDSRVAAGASVAVYSGLVAASLPEGAEVLTAESDFTSLVNPFHVRGDLKVRQVPLERVAESVRPGTALVAVSAAQSADGRIADLAAIREAALTHGARTYVDASQSAGWLPIEADAYDYVVSVAFKWLLCPRGVTFLVVPEDLGGLTPLFAGWVAGQEPWDSCYGPVEELARSARRFDESPSLFSYAGARRSLALIEELGVSRVRDHDLALADRFRAGVAGLGHEPVPAPGSAIVSVPGLGHRQAELSHAGVEVSDRAGHLRAAFHLYNTPTDVDRVLDVLSG; from the coding sequence ATGGAGACCTTCGAGAGCCTGGTCCGGACCGAGTTCGCCCCGAAGAACACCTATCTGAACACCGCGAGTACGGGACTGCTGCCGGCCCGTACGGTCGACGCGATGAAGGCCGGCGTGGACTCGGTCGCGGCCGGGCGGCCGCAGGACATGTTCGCCGACGTGGAGGCCGCGCGGGCGGCCTTCGGGCGGATCGTCGGGGTGCCGGACAGCCGTGTGGCGGCCGGCGCCTCGGTCGCCGTCTACAGCGGACTGGTCGCCGCCTCGCTGCCCGAGGGCGCCGAGGTGCTGACCGCCGAGTCCGACTTCACCTCCCTCGTGAACCCCTTCCACGTGCGCGGCGACCTCAAGGTGCGCCAGGTCCCGCTGGAGCGCGTCGCCGAGTCGGTGCGCCCCGGCACGGCGCTCGTCGCGGTCAGCGCCGCCCAGTCCGCCGACGGCCGGATCGCCGACCTGGCCGCGATCCGGGAGGCCGCGCTGACCCACGGCGCGCGTACGTACGTCGACGCGTCGCAGTCCGCCGGCTGGCTCCCGATCGAGGCGGACGCGTACGACTACGTCGTCTCCGTCGCCTTCAAATGGCTCCTCTGCCCGCGCGGAGTGACCTTCCTGGTCGTTCCGGAGGACCTCGGCGGCCTGACCCCCCTCTTCGCCGGCTGGGTCGCGGGACAGGAACCGTGGGACAGCTGCTACGGCCCGGTCGAGGAACTCGCCCGCTCCGCCCGCCGGTTCGACGAGAGCCCGAGCCTGTTCTCGTACGCCGGCGCACGCCGGTCTCTGGCGCTGATCGAGGAACTGGGCGTCTCGCGCGTGCGGGACCACGACCTGGCGCTGGCCGACCGGTTCCGCGCGGGCGTGGCCGGCCTCGGCCACGAGCCCGTTCCGGCGCCCGGATCGGCGATCGTCTCGGTGCCCGGACTCGGCCACCGGCAGGCGGAACTGAGCCACGCGGGCGTCGAGGTCTCCGATCGCGCGGGCCATCTGCGGGCCGCCTTCCACCTGTACAACACGCCCACGGATGTCGACCGCGTCCTGGACGTCCTGTCCGGCTGA
- a CDS encoding RNA polymerase sigma factor: MVVPVEPTLEQPSIDVELHRRLVYGDESALREAYAVYGGLVRRVAARVTRSPAAAEDVAQEVFAQLWSRPYGFDARRGSLRTWLSMLAHRRAVDWVRDEARHRRDARADDSALHAVPDPRPGPDEAVVDRERSLLLHTALAGLPRPQREVVHLAYFAGRTYRQAAVELGIPEGTAKTRLRSALRTLARSLADPPDPAAVRGA; this comes from the coding sequence GTGGTGGTGCCGGTGGAGCCGACGCTCGAACAGCCGTCCATCGATGTGGAGTTGCATCGGCGGCTGGTGTACGGGGACGAGTCCGCGCTGCGTGAGGCGTACGCGGTGTACGGGGGACTCGTCCGGCGGGTGGCCGCACGGGTCACCCGCAGCCCGGCGGCCGCCGAGGACGTGGCGCAGGAGGTCTTCGCCCAGCTGTGGAGCAGGCCGTACGGCTTCGACGCGCGCCGGGGCTCGCTGCGCACCTGGCTCTCCATGCTCGCCCACCGGCGGGCCGTGGACTGGGTGCGCGACGAGGCCCGGCACCGCAGGGACGCCCGCGCGGACGACTCCGCGCTGCACGCCGTCCCCGACCCCCGGCCCGGCCCGGACGAGGCGGTCGTCGACCGCGAGCGCTCCCTGCTGCTGCACACCGCCCTCGCCGGACTCCCGCGCCCCCAGCGGGAGGTGGTCCACCTCGCCTACTTCGCGGGCCGCACCTACCGTCAGGCCGCCGTCGAACTGGGCATACCCGAGGGCACCGCGAAGACCCGGCTCCGCTCGGCCCTGCGCACCCTGGCCCGTTCCCTCGCGGACCCACCGGACCCGGCGGCGGTGAGGGGCGCGTGA
- a CDS encoding maleylpyruvate isomerase family mycothiol-dependent enzyme — protein sequence MTNDHDGVRELLAAWAVGALPPGDRRAVPLHLAGCESCAAEAERLRDTVRLLDGGPVPARDGADAPDTGADGVLAPALRSRRPRAAEIAHHAAPYAAAVAGLQALVPEVDGRWGTPVVHDWDAHATVAHLVAADEHLAVRLGLDSPLPASHIPEGMPAGEAWARRTADVIAHEHGRTPQETVATWAAQAAALLATPEAADPELAARPVSVMGLRLPVADHFVVRAFEAWIHTDDIGRALGLPVPPPPDEHLWSLVRLAVRILGLALHDAAPVLLEVTGPTGTSWILGDDTGPVRAELTLAPVDFCLLVGGRHTPGGVPRGITGDEAAARNVLDRAASLAWL from the coding sequence ATGACCAACGACCACGACGGGGTGCGGGAGCTGCTGGCCGCCTGGGCGGTCGGCGCGCTGCCCCCCGGCGACCGGCGGGCGGTCCCCCTGCACCTGGCCGGCTGCGAGTCGTGCGCGGCGGAGGCCGAACGGCTCCGCGACACCGTACGCCTGCTGGACGGCGGGCCGGTCCCCGCCCGTGACGGTGCCGACGCCCCGGACACCGGTGCCGACGGCGTCCTCGCGCCCGCCCTGCGCTCCCGCCGCCCCCGCGCCGCCGAGATCGCCCACCACGCCGCCCCCTACGCCGCCGCCGTGGCCGGACTCCAGGCGCTGGTACCGGAGGTGGACGGCCGCTGGGGCACGCCGGTGGTGCACGACTGGGACGCGCACGCCACGGTCGCGCACCTCGTCGCCGCCGACGAGCACCTCGCCGTACGCCTCGGCCTGGACTCGCCCCTGCCCGCCTCGCACATTCCGGAGGGGATGCCCGCCGGGGAGGCCTGGGCCCGGCGCACCGCCGACGTCATCGCCCACGAGCACGGGCGCACCCCCCAGGAGACGGTCGCCACCTGGGCCGCACAGGCCGCCGCGCTGCTGGCCACCCCCGAGGCCGCCGACCCCGAACTCGCCGCCCGCCCCGTCTCGGTGATGGGCCTGCGGCTGCCGGTCGCCGACCACTTCGTGGTCCGCGCCTTCGAGGCATGGATCCACACGGACGACATCGGCCGCGCGCTCGGTCTCCCCGTCCCCCCGCCCCCGGACGAACACCTCTGGTCCCTGGTCCGCCTTGCCGTCCGCATCCTCGGCCTGGCCCTCCACGACGCGGCCCCCGTCCTCCTGGAGGTCACCGGCCCCACCGGCACCAGCTGGATCCTCGGTGACGACACCGGTCCCGTACGGGCCGAACTCACCCTGGCCCCGGTGGACTTCTGCCTCCTGGTCGGTGGCCGTCACACCCCGGGGGGCGTCCCCAGAGGCATCACGGGCGACGAGGCCGCCGCCCGGAACGTGCTGGACAGGGCGGCGTCACTGGCCTGGCTGTGA
- the thpD gene encoding ectoine hydroxylase: MTTTTTMNTATTLPDLYPSRGATEVSVPRQDPVVWGSPATPGPVSLAELQAYERDGFLPVEQLIAPDEVAVYRQELERLVADPAIRADERSIVEPQSQEIRSVFEVHRISEIFARLVRDERVVGRARQILGSDVYVHQSRINVKPGFGASGFYWHSDFETWHAEDGLPNMRTVSVSIALTENHDTNGGLMIMPGSHRTFLGCAGATPKDNYKKSLQMQDAGTPSDEALTAMASEYGIKLFTGKAGSATWFDCNCMHGSGDNITPFPRSNVFIVFNSVENTAVEPFSAPVRRPEFIGARDFTPVR, encoded by the coding sequence ATGACCACGACCACCACGATGAACACTGCCACCACCCTGCCCGACCTCTACCCCAGCCGTGGGGCCACCGAGGTGTCGGTCCCGCGTCAGGACCCGGTCGTCTGGGGCTCCCCGGCCACGCCCGGCCCGGTCTCCCTCGCCGAACTCCAGGCCTACGAGCGCGACGGCTTCCTGCCCGTCGAGCAGCTCATCGCGCCGGACGAGGTCGCCGTCTACCGGCAGGAGCTGGAGCGGCTCGTCGCCGATCCCGCCATCCGCGCCGACGAGCGCTCGATCGTCGAGCCGCAGTCGCAGGAGATCCGGTCGGTCTTCGAGGTGCACCGGATCAGCGAGATCTTCGCCCGGCTCGTGCGCGACGAGCGGGTCGTCGGACGGGCCCGGCAGATCCTCGGCTCGGACGTCTACGTCCACCAGTCGCGGATCAACGTCAAGCCGGGGTTCGGTGCCTCCGGCTTCTACTGGCACTCCGACTTCGAGACCTGGCACGCCGAGGACGGTCTGCCGAACATGCGGACGGTGTCCGTCTCGATCGCCCTGACCGAGAATCACGACACCAACGGCGGCCTGATGATCATGCCGGGGTCGCACCGGACGTTCCTCGGCTGTGCGGGGGCCACCCCGAAGGACAACTACAAGAAGTCGCTGCAGATGCAGGACGCCGGCACCCCGTCCGACGAGGCGCTGACGGCCATGGCCTCGGAGTACGGCATCAAGCTGTTCACGGGCAAGGCCGGTTCGGCGACCTGGTTCGACTGCAACTGCATGCACGGCTCCGGCGACAACATCACGCCGTTCCCGCGCAGCAACGTCTTCATCGTCTTCAACAGCGTGGAGAACACGGCGGTCGAGCCGTTCTCGGCGCCGGTACGGCGGCCCGAGTTCATCGGCGCGCGAGACTTCACCCCGGTGCGCTGA
- a CDS encoding ectoine synthase produces the protein MIVRSFKDIEGTDRHVKSASGTWESKRIVLARERVGFSLHETVLYAGTETSMWYANHVEAVVCVEGEAELTDQENGRSYTITPGTMYLLDGHERHTLRVKEDFRCICVFNPPVTGREDHDENGVYPLLTEPEEV, from the coding sequence GTGATCGTCCGTTCGTTCAAGGACATCGAAGGAACCGACCGGCATGTGAAGTCGGCGTCCGGCACCTGGGAGAGCAAGCGGATCGTGCTCGCCCGGGAGCGGGTCGGCTTCTCCCTCCACGAGACGGTCCTGTACGCGGGGACCGAGACGTCGATGTGGTACGCGAACCACGTCGAGGCCGTCGTGTGCGTCGAGGGCGAGGCCGAGCTCACCGACCAGGAGAACGGGCGGAGTTACACGATCACGCCCGGCACCATGTACCTCCTCGACGGGCACGAGCGGCACACGCTGCGGGTGAAGGAGGACTTCCGCTGCATCTGCGTGTTCAACCCGCCCGTGACCGGCCGGGAGGACCACGACGAGAACGGCGTCTACCCGCTGCTCACCGAGCCCGAGGAGGTGTGA
- the ectB gene encoding diaminobutyrate--2-oxoglutarate transaminase encodes MTITQPDLSVFETLESEVRSYCRGWPTVFDRAQGSRMFDEDGHTYLDFFAGAGSLNYGHNNPVLKRALIDYLERDGVTHGLDMSTTAKRAFLESFQNLVLRPRDLPYKVMFPGPTGTNAVESALKLARKVKGRESVVSFTNAFHGMSLGSLAVTGNAFKRAGAGIPLVHGTPMPFDNYFDGTVEDFLWFERLLEDQGSGLNKPAAVIVETVQGEGGINVARPEWLRALAALCERQDMLLIVDDIQMGCGRTGAFFSFEESGITPDIVTVSKSISGYGLPMSLCLFKPELDIWEPGEHNGTFRGNNPAFVTATAALEAYWADGSAMEKQTRARGEQVEEALISITEENLADVKEYRGRGLVWGLEFHDKARAGRVAHRAFELGLLIETSGPESEVVKLLPALTITPEELDEGLRVLARAVRETV; translated from the coding sequence GTGACCATCACCCAGCCCGACCTGAGCGTCTTCGAGACCCTGGAGTCCGAGGTGCGCAGCTACTGCCGCGGCTGGCCCACCGTCTTCGACCGCGCGCAGGGCAGCCGCATGTTCGACGAGGACGGCCACACGTACCTGGACTTCTTCGCCGGCGCCGGTTCACTCAACTACGGCCACAACAACCCCGTACTCAAACGCGCGCTCATCGACTACCTGGAGCGGGACGGCGTCACCCACGGGCTCGACATGTCGACGACCGCCAAGCGGGCGTTCCTGGAGTCCTTCCAGAACCTGGTGCTGCGACCGCGCGACCTGCCGTACAAGGTGATGTTCCCGGGTCCGACGGGCACCAACGCGGTGGAGTCGGCGCTGAAGCTGGCGCGGAAGGTGAAGGGCCGGGAGTCGGTCGTGTCGTTCACGAACGCCTTCCACGGCATGTCGCTCGGCTCGCTGGCCGTGACCGGCAACGCCTTCAAGCGGGCCGGGGCGGGCATCCCGCTGGTGCACGGCACCCCGATGCCCTTCGACAACTACTTCGACGGCACGGTCGAGGACTTCCTGTGGTTCGAGCGACTGCTGGAGGACCAGGGCTCCGGGCTGAACAAGCCCGCCGCGGTGATCGTGGAGACCGTGCAGGGCGAGGGCGGCATCAACGTCGCCCGCCCGGAGTGGCTGCGGGCGCTGGCCGCGCTGTGCGAGCGGCAGGACATGCTGCTGATCGTCGACGACATCCAGATGGGCTGCGGTCGCACGGGTGCCTTCTTCTCGTTCGAGGAGTCGGGCATCACCCCCGACATCGTGACCGTCTCCAAGTCCATCAGCGGCTACGGGCTGCCGATGTCGCTGTGCCTGTTCAAGCCGGAGCTGGACATCTGGGAGCCGGGCGAGCACAACGGCACCTTCCGCGGCAACAACCCGGCGTTCGTGACGGCGACGGCCGCCCTGGAGGCGTACTGGGCGGACGGTTCCGCCATGGAGAAGCAGACCCGGGCGCGCGGTGAGCAGGTCGAGGAGGCGCTGATCTCGATCACCGAGGAGAACCTCGCCGACGTGAAGGAGTACCGGGGCCGCGGCCTGGTGTGGGGCCTGGAGTTCCACGACAAGGCCCGCGCGGGACGGGTCGCCCACCGGGCCTTCGAGCTGGGGCTGCTGATCGAGACGTCCGGCCCGGAGAGCGAGGTCGTCAAACTGCTGCCCGCTCTCACCATCACCCCCGAGGAACTGGACGAGGGGCTGCGCGTCCTCGCCCGGGCCGTGCGGGAGACGGTCTGA
- the ectA gene encoding diaminobutyrate acetyltransferase, translating to MTAAQADLHTQPLEAPQKIAEGIRIDRPSVADGAALWRIAGDSGALDLNSSYSYLLWCRDFADTSVVARDDSGEPVGFVTGYVRPERPDTLLVWQVAVDEAHRGLGLAAALLDGLTERVARRHPLTTVETTITPGNTASERLFAGFAARHGADIERTVLFEAGDFPDGPHPPEMLHRIGPLSF from the coding sequence ATGACCGCCGCACAAGCAGACCTGCACACCCAACCCCTGGAAGCCCCTCAGAAAATCGCAGAAGGGATTCGGATCGACCGCCCGAGCGTGGCGGACGGCGCTGCGCTGTGGCGCATCGCCGGGGACTCCGGAGCCCTCGACCTGAACTCCTCGTACAGCTATCTGCTGTGGTGCCGGGACTTCGCCGACACCTCGGTGGTGGCGCGGGACGACTCCGGAGAGCCGGTCGGGTTCGTGACCGGGTATGTGCGGCCCGAGCGGCCGGACACCCTGCTCGTGTGGCAGGTGGCCGTCGACGAGGCGCACCGGGGGCTCGGCCTCGCGGCGGCGCTGCTGGACGGACTGACCGAGCGGGTCGCACGACGGCACCCCCTGACCACCGTCGAGACCACCATCACGCCGGGCAACACCGCCTCCGAGCGTCTGTTCGCCGGGTTCGCCGCCCGTCATGGCGCGGACATCGAGCGCACGGTGCTGTTCGAGGCGGGGGACTTCCCGGACGGCCCGCACCCGCCCGAGATGCTCCACCGCATCGGACCGCTGTCCTTCTGA
- a CDS encoding pyridoxal-phosphate-dependent aminotransferase family protein produces the protein MTHPFLDLAPLSAAHFASIEDRVARLLSTTQDVVITQGEALLPLEGAIRGAAGPGTTALNVITGPYGQTFGDWLRDCGASVIDLAVPFHTAVTAARIREAFAAHPAIDFVSLVHAEAATGNTNPVAEIGEVVRAQGALFYLDAVASVGAEPVLPDAWGVDLCVIGAQKAMGGPAGVSAISVSERAWARMAANPRAPRRSYLSLLDWKERWIDGGRRALLHAPAQLEMLALEACLERVETEGLDTVMSRHASAAAATRAGALALGGGLEPYVHAAADAAPVATTLRAPAGADAAELVAKALAADPALPLAAGGGTLASEMIRVNHYGADATPQVVHAALAGLGAALAEHGGTVDPEGARRAAAQAWA, from the coding sequence GTGACACACCCGTTTCTGGATCTGGCCCCGCTGAGCGCGGCACACTTCGCGTCGATCGAGGACCGGGTGGCCCGGCTGCTCTCCACCACGCAGGACGTCGTGATCACCCAGGGCGAGGCGCTGCTGCCGCTGGAGGGCGCGATCCGCGGGGCCGCCGGGCCCGGCACGACCGCGCTGAACGTGATCACCGGCCCGTACGGGCAGACCTTCGGCGACTGGCTGCGGGACTGCGGGGCGAGCGTGATCGACCTGGCCGTCCCCTTCCACACGGCGGTCACGGCCGCGCGGATCCGGGAGGCCTTCGCCGCGCACCCGGCGATCGACTTCGTCTCACTGGTCCACGCCGAGGCGGCGACCGGGAACACCAACCCCGTGGCGGAGATCGGCGAGGTCGTCCGCGCGCAGGGCGCCCTGTTCTACCTGGACGCGGTCGCCTCCGTCGGCGCCGAGCCGGTACTGCCGGACGCGTGGGGTGTCGACCTGTGCGTCATCGGCGCACAGAAGGCCATGGGCGGGCCGGCCGGGGTGTCGGCGATCTCCGTGAGCGAGCGGGCGTGGGCGCGGATGGCGGCCAACCCGCGCGCCCCGCGCCGCTCCTACCTCTCCCTGCTGGACTGGAAGGAGCGCTGGATCGACGGCGGCCGCCGCGCGCTCCTGCACGCGCCGGCCCAGCTGGAGATGCTGGCGCTGGAGGCGTGTCTGGAGCGCGTCGAGACGGAGGGGCTCGACACGGTGATGTCCCGGCACGCGTCCGCCGCCGCGGCGACCCGGGCGGGGGCGCTCGCGCTGGGCGGCGGTCTGGAGCCGTACGTCCACGCGGCGGCCGACGCGGCGCCCGTGGCCACGACCCTGCGGGCGCCCGCAGGGGCCGACGCGGCGGAGCTGGTCGCCAAGGCGCTCGCCGCGGACCCGGCCCTGCCGCTGGCCGCGGGCGGCGGCACCCTCGCCTCGGAGATGATCCGCGTGAACCACTACGGCGCCGACGCGACCCCTCAGGTCGTGCACGCGGCCCTCGCCGGGCTGGGAGCGGCGCTGGCCGAGCACGGCGGGACGGTCGATCCGGAAGGGGCCCGCCGCGCGGCGGCGCAGGCCTGGGCGTAG
- a CDS encoding transporter substrate-binding domain-containing protein, giving the protein MNSVLGRRTRTLAATTAAAGLLLVAGCGSEGDGGSGGTKTAAGGVELVKAGQLTTCTHLPYPPFQSEIDGKVQGFDVSLIDLVAEDLGVKQDIIDQPFENFKTGGSLNSGQCDLAAAGMTITDERKKNVDFSDPYFEATQAVLADKKAGIASFADLKGKKVGTQAQTTGEDYAKSKGIDSVSFESSDAVLNGLRTKQVDAVIIDYPVVQGWLKDKANAAAFEVAEQINTGEEYGFTVKKGNTKLVAAINKALSEAKSDGTYKKLYEQWIGPYDEDAASASPSAS; this is encoded by the coding sequence GTGAACTCGGTCCTCGGACGCCGGACCCGCACCCTGGCCGCCACCACCGCCGCGGCCGGACTGCTGCTCGTGGCCGGCTGTGGCTCGGAGGGCGACGGCGGCAGCGGCGGCACCAAGACCGCGGCCGGCGGGGTCGAGCTGGTGAAGGCCGGTCAGCTCACGACCTGCACGCACCTGCCGTACCCGCCCTTCCAGTCGGAGATCGACGGCAAGGTGCAGGGCTTCGACGTGTCGCTGATCGACCTCGTCGCCGAGGACCTCGGTGTGAAGCAGGACATCATCGACCAGCCCTTCGAGAACTTCAAGACCGGCGGATCCCTCAACTCCGGCCAGTGCGACCTCGCCGCGGCCGGTATGACGATCACCGACGAGCGCAAGAAGAACGTCGACTTCTCCGACCCGTACTTCGAGGCCACCCAGGCCGTCCTTGCCGACAAGAAGGCCGGCATCGCCTCCTTCGCCGACCTCAAGGGCAAGAAGGTCGGCACCCAGGCGCAGACCACGGGCGAGGACTACGCCAAGAGCAAGGGAATCGACTCGGTCTCCTTCGAGTCCTCCGACGCCGTCCTCAACGGCCTGCGCACCAAGCAGGTCGACGCCGTGATCATCGACTACCCGGTCGTCCAGGGCTGGCTCAAGGACAAGGCGAACGCCGCCGCCTTCGAGGTCGCCGAGCAGATCAACACCGGTGAGGAGTACGGCTTCACGGTGAAGAAGGGCAACACCAAGCTCGTCGCCGCCATCAACAAGGCGCTGTCCGAGGCCAAGTCCGACGGCACGTACAAGAAGCTGTACGAGCAGTGGATCGGTCCGTACGACGAGGACGCCGCCTCCGCCTCCCCGTCCGCCTCATGA
- a CDS encoding amino acid ABC transporter permease: MSVADPDTPLQPRKKGLSRSRRRALSQGAQYVLFVAAVVAFAVSADWARLKNQFAQWDIAEQMFPEVITLALKNTVLYTLSGFVFGLVLGMVVALMRLSSVGPYRWFAGVYIEIFRGLPALLIFIFIGVAVPLAFPGTEIPGGTYGKVALALGLVAAAYMAETIRAGIQAVPKGQLEAARSLGFSPARAMVSIVIPQAFRIILPPLTNELVLLFKDSSLVLFLGVTLEERELSKYGRDLASTTANSTPILVAGLCYLLVTIPLGFVVRRMEAKAQEAVK; the protein is encoded by the coding sequence ATGAGCGTGGCCGACCCCGACACACCGCTCCAGCCGCGGAAGAAGGGCCTGAGCCGGAGCCGTAGGCGCGCTCTCTCCCAGGGCGCGCAGTACGTGCTGTTCGTCGCGGCCGTCGTCGCCTTCGCGGTGTCGGCCGACTGGGCCCGGCTGAAGAACCAGTTCGCCCAGTGGGACATCGCCGAGCAGATGTTCCCCGAGGTCATCACGCTGGCGCTGAAGAACACCGTGCTGTACACGCTGTCCGGCTTCGTGTTCGGGCTCGTCCTCGGCATGGTCGTCGCGCTGATGCGGCTGTCGTCGGTGGGCCCGTACCGCTGGTTCGCCGGCGTGTACATCGAGATCTTCCGGGGCCTGCCCGCCCTGCTGATCTTCATCTTCATCGGCGTCGCCGTCCCGCTGGCCTTCCCCGGCACGGAGATCCCCGGCGGCACCTACGGCAAGGTCGCCCTCGCGCTCGGTCTGGTGGCCGCCGCGTACATGGCGGAGACGATCCGCGCGGGCATCCAGGCGGTCCCCAAGGGGCAGCTGGAGGCGGCCCGTTCGCTGGGCTTCTCACCCGCGCGCGCGATGGTCTCGATCGTCATCCCGCAGGCGTTCCGGATCATCCTCCCGCCGCTCACCAACGAACTGGTGCTCCTGTTCAAGGACTCCTCGCTCGTGCTGTTCCTCGGCGTCACGCTGGAGGAGCGCGAACTGTCCAAGTACGGCCGCGACCTGGCCAGTACCACCGCCAACTCCACGCCGATCCTGGTCGCGGGCCTGTGCTACCTGCTGGTGACCATCCCGCTCGGCTTCGTCGTACGCCGTATGGAGGCCAAGGCCCAGGAGGCCGTGAAATGA
- a CDS encoding amino acid ABC transporter ATP-binding protein codes for MTEKTLGGTSPGGRAEIEVRGLHKSFGTNEVLKGIDLEIGRGEVVCVIGPSGSGKSTLLRCVNLLEEPTKGQVFVGGTELTDPDVDIDAVRRRIGMVFQQFNLFPHLTVTENLTLPQRRVLRRGKADAAKVAAENLERVGLSEKADAYPASLSGGQQQRVAIARSLSMGPEVMLFDEPTSALDPELVGDVLAVMRMLAREGMTMMVVTHEMTFAREVADRVVFMDGGVVVEDGTPDQVIAHPSHERTRHFLSRLLDPAMADVEEEDDSAP; via the coding sequence ATGACCGAGAAGACCCTCGGCGGGACGTCCCCCGGCGGGCGCGCGGAGATCGAAGTACGCGGTCTGCACAAGTCGTTCGGCACCAACGAGGTACTGAAGGGCATCGACCTGGAGATCGGGCGCGGCGAGGTGGTGTGCGTCATCGGCCCGTCGGGCTCCGGCAAGTCGACCCTCCTGCGCTGCGTGAACCTCCTGGAGGAGCCGACGAAGGGCCAGGTCTTCGTCGGCGGCACCGAACTCACCGACCCCGACGTCGACATCGACGCGGTACGCCGCCGGATCGGCATGGTCTTCCAGCAGTTCAACCTCTTCCCCCACCTCACGGTGACCGAGAACCTCACGCTGCCGCAGCGCAGGGTGCTCAGGCGCGGCAAGGCCGACGCGGCGAAGGTGGCCGCCGAGAACCTGGAGCGCGTGGGCCTGTCCGAGAAGGCGGACGCCTACCCGGCCTCGCTCTCCGGCGGCCAGCAGCAGCGGGTCGCGATCGCCCGCTCGCTGTCGATGGGCCCCGAGGTGATGCTCTTCGACGAGCCGACCTCCGCCCTGGACCCGGAGCTGGTCGGGGACGTCCTGGCGGTGATGCGCATGCTCGCCCGGGAGGGCATGACCATGATGGTCGTGACGCACGAGATGACGTTCGCGCGGGAGGTCGCCGACCGGGTGGTCTTCATGGACGGCGGGGTCGTCGTCGAGGACGGCACCCCGGACCAGGTCATCGCCCACCCGAGCCACGAGCGGACCCGCCACTTCCTCTCGCGTCTGCTGGACCCGGCGATGGCGGACGTGGAAGAGGAGGACGACAGCGCCCCGTAG
- a CDS encoding amidohydrolase family protein — MSDRAVLHVKGRILVGPQDVRDELWVVDGRISYDRPHGAQDVRTVEGWTLPGLVDAHCHVGLGAHGPVPEDIAEKQALTDREAGTLLIRDAGSPSDTRWIDDRDDLPKIIRAGRHIARTRRYIRNFAHEIEPEDLVAYVAQEARRGDGWVKLVGDWIDRGVGDLTACWPREAVEAAIAEAHVLGARVTAHCFAEDSLRDLVEAGIDCVEHATGLTADLIPLFAARGVAIVPTLVNIATFPAMADGGEAKFPRWSAHMRRLHERRYDTVRDAYDAGIPVYVGTDAGGSLAHGLVAAEVAELVTAGIPPVEALAATTWAARDWLARPGLTEGAPADLVVYAEDPRTDVRVLAAPSRVVLDGRVVG; from the coding sequence ATGAGCGATCGCGCGGTGCTGCACGTGAAGGGGCGGATCCTCGTCGGTCCGCAGGACGTCCGCGACGAACTGTGGGTCGTGGACGGGCGCATCTCCTACGACCGTCCGCACGGCGCCCAGGACGTCCGTACCGTCGAGGGCTGGACGCTCCCCGGCCTGGTCGACGCCCACTGTCACGTGGGCCTCGGGGCGCACGGCCCCGTCCCCGAGGACATCGCCGAGAAGCAGGCCCTGACCGACCGCGAGGCCGGCACCCTGCTGATCCGCGACGCGGGTTCCCCCTCCGACACCCGCTGGATCGACGACCGCGACGACCTCCCGAAGATCATCCGGGCCGGCCGTCACATCGCCCGCACCCGGCGCTACATCCGGAACTTCGCCCACGAGATCGAGCCGGAGGACCTCGTCGCGTACGTCGCCCAGGAGGCCCGGCGCGGCGACGGCTGGGTGAAGCTGGTGGGGGACTGGATCGACCGGGGCGTCGGCGACCTGACCGCGTGCTGGCCCCGGGAGGCCGTCGAGGCGGCCATCGCGGAGGCGCACGTGCTGGGCGCCCGGGTCACCGCCCACTGCTTCGCGGAGGACTCCCTGCGGGACCTCGTCGAGGCGGGCATCGACTGCGTCGAGCACGCGACGGGGCTGACGGCGGACCTGATCCCGCTCTTCGCCGCCCGCGGGGTCGCCATCGTCCCCACCCTCGTCAACATCGCCACGTTCCCGGCCATGGCGGACGGCGGCGAGGCCAAGTTCCCGCGCTGGTCCGCCCACATGCGCCGGCTGCACGAACGCCGCTACGACACGGTCCGCGACGCCTACGACGCCGGCATCCCCGTCTACGTCGGCACCGACGCCGGCGGCTCCCTCGCCCACGGCCTGGTCGCCGCCGAGGTCGCCGAACTGGTCACCGCCGGGATCCCGCCCGTCGAGGCCCTCGCGGCCACCACCTGGGCCGCCCGCGACTGGCTGGCCCGCCCCGGCCTCACCGAGGGCGCACCCGCCGACCTGGTGGTCTACGCGGAGGACCCTCGCACGGACGTACGCGTCCTGGCGGCGCCGTCGAGGGTGGTCCTCGACGGACGGGTGGTCGGCTAG